The Fusarium fujikuroi IMI 58289 draft genome, chromosome FFUJ_chr01 sequence tataactatctaaagtgCGGcgcttatatcttttttagtaaaagaaggcattctAAATTAATTGGCATTGGTTTGAAATTAATTGGAATTAAATTGATGGAGTTATaactgtttaaagtatatataaattgggtggctgggttgagaatgaggtggccagtctgtgggggtggccggtctttgggtgggggacgttagtTCGCTCATTCAGGGACAGACAGCCGCGGAAAGGcttcccccccccccccccggcACTGGGTCCCCTGCTCAACCTCCGACTGTCGAAAGTGTCGTGCTTGGCCAGTGTCGTGTGTCTGAATGCCTGTAGGTACAGTTGAAAACACGGTGGGTCGCTCTCAAAAGCTGTGTCTTGTGAGTGGTTTCCCTACCCAACCTCAGGTACTATTAAGCTTTGACATCCGTCTTATAGTGCTCGTCGACTTCAACAATTGGTAGCAAATCACAATATGCACAATCGCCCTCAGCTGCAATGAAATAACGAGGCAGTCTAGACCTTACACCGGGTCCATTTCATTCTTTCTATCTAGCAGGTAGTCCATTTGTGAATGTGCTTCTCCTACGTAGTACAGATAGAGTACGTATGAAAGAAAGCTTGCTTACACGCTTGTTGCTATAAAAGTGGGCGTTGCTGGGGATGCAGTGGGGATACGGTACAGTGCGCATAACCAGCATGGGTCTTGAATCTTCAGCGCTTGCAGAGACATTCAGCTTCTATTAGTTAAGGTATCATCAGAAAACATGCAAAGCCCCAATGCATAGCCAAACACAAGACGAGGGGGGCAATATTGGTGTAGGCGCAGTGTTGGTGGTAGAACTTGTGTACCCACGAATACGATGCTGACTGCAAGTTTGGGGCAACCACTGGTTTTCAAACGCATGAGTGGCTGTAACCTGACCGGTTCTGGCTTCGCCGAGTTGCATACGAACGTCTTCGACGGCAGGATGTCTGGCGAGAATCCAGAGTTAAGTCCGGAAATCAGAATTGCGGCCCTTACGGGTTGACTGGTAAGGCTGCCATTGAGCCCTCACaacttttttaacttttttttttaccaAAGTGTACATCGGCAAAAGTAACCCGTTCAAGATGCTGAATCTCAATGCAATACAGCAGATCAAACTCGATCTGTCTTTGCGAGAGATAAGCGACACCAAGCTTATGCAACATAAAATGGATGGTAGGGAACAAAGGGGCCTAAAATGGATCGAAGGATTTCTACTACAAATATTCACAAAGAGGTCAGCCTCTCCCACATGACTTCTAAACTGTTGGTAcaagttcttttctctcttggaCCCCAATTTATACTCGCAGACCAATCTCCTCAGCGTAGGGCAGCACGAACAGATCACCGACAGTTGAAACGGTGGCCTTGCCCTCAAGGAGAGTCTTGGCAGCCTGTAAAAGAAAGTATTAGTCTTGCAGAAATATTTAACAAAGGTCGGGGTAAGCTCTTACGGTTTTAATGGATTCAGCGGAGACACCATCGATAGCCTTGGCAATGGCGACAGAGTCGTAAGGCTTGCCGCTGTTGACGATACCAGAGCCAGCGAGCGCGATACTGGGTTGGCGGAGCTGGTTCTGGTTCAGAAGGTTAAACTTGGCGTAGGCAAcggccttcttgacatcctccTGGCTCGCTTGGCCATCTGCTATGCTCTTGAGCACCTTGGCAGTCTCCTCAGCACCTTTGCGGACAGAGGCAGCAGGACCACTGAGCTGAACAGCAAGGAGGCCAGCATCGGAATAGGTTAAGTTGGAGGTGTTGACAGTAAGACCGGAGGTGCCAGCAGTGGCCTTGGCCAGGAGGCTAAAGCCAGGAGCCCACTTGATGGTGGACTGACCACCGAGGAGGGCAGCCAGCACAGCGTGCTCAGGCTTGGTGGAGTCATAACCGGAGCCGGGGAAAGCAATAACAATAGAATTGCCAGCACTGGAGCTTGTTCGCTGCTCACCACCAAAGTACTTGGTGGCGTCCGTCTTGAGAGTTTGGCCACTTCGAGGGGCAGAAGGCACGTCCTTGAAGAATTGGCCAACCCACTTGGAGAGAGAATCGGGAGAGGCACCGTCGGCAATGAGAGCAATGTTGGGCTTAGCGTAAGCGACGTCCGCGTAGCTAGCAATGTACTCCTCGTTCAAGTACTTCTGGTAAGGAGTTGAGGAGCTGGGGAGGAGGGAGGAGCCGAGACCAGTGTGGAAAGCGATAGCGTGGGCGTTGTCGAGAGCAGTGGCGGCGACGTCGGCGTTGAGGACAGCCTGCTTGGCGTGGAGAACacgctcaacatcctcgtGGAACTCGTGAGCTGGCAATCCTCGTTAGAATGGCCCAGATGTGTATGCAATGTACGGTTGAACGTTTACTCACTGGTATACTTGGTCAGGGAGATGACCTCAGCGAGGAGCTCGGTGAAGTAAGGAAGATCCTCGCGGAGAAAGCTAGCCTCGACAACAACAGCCTCCCTGGAGTGAGAGGAAGCCAATTGaccaccaagaagctcagaCTCGCGAGTAATGCGAAGAGCAGATCGTCGCTGGGTGTTCTACATGGAGCCAGCAAATTAGCTCAAGTCCTTGATTTCCACTCAatgctctcttctctcacctTGAACGCAAATTCGGCGAGGCCAACAGAAAGGCCAGGAAGCGGTTGGTAGCGAGTACCGGCCTTGGCCACAACAGCAAGCGTAGTAGTAGGACCGTGAGCATCCCGCGAGGCAACCTTGAGGCCAGTCACATCCGAGGTCTCGTATGATCCGGTCGAAGCAGCGGCGGCGTAGGTTCGTCGCTGGACGCGGCAGGCCTGGCGGGCAGCCTGCTGCGCAGTTCGCGCAAGGGACGATCTCGAGATCATATTCGCGGGTGATGGCGTAGGCAATTGGCGATCCTTCGGCCGTCTAGGTGAAGCAATTGATCTCCAAGAGAAGTGCCTCGTCGAAAAGGTCCCGTCTAATTTTCGGGCTACGGGGACGAGAGAAAATGTCACGTGATGGCCCCGGTCAGCCAGATTTCCATCCGCGGCATTGGCTCACCAGCGCGACTCTAATGACATTTGAACTGGCTTTGACGCtaaggccctgatccaatcgatacgaacgggcaccttcAATACGGTCCGTAAAATCTGAACAGTAGGCTATTCCTAAATTGGCCAGTTTTGGTAATAAATTGTATAgataagggatttttaaTCTAATTAGCATTTATGCAATATACCTATTTTGCCATAAACCTAATAGGGAAAGGTTAGCAATAAATAGAACTAAAATAGTAACTTTTTAGCTGCTTTTCTGCTATCTGCTTATTTTGCcatttattaaaaataagcATATAGTTTCATTCAAtctatataaggctataaggctAACCCCTGGCTATAATGATCTCTAAATGCCTAATAATGCCTCTAACtgtagtaataataataatactattagcttagataatagatatagtaaggaagaagacttacttattatagggctagctataaagacctttaaattgcaagagaataaaaaaaggctatattttcttactatttttaattactaagaGATTGTTAACCTTAGTGGATTGGCTATAGTAAAGGAATTTAGTTAAAAGCTGCTAATAGGCTATAAGAGGAGATTTATAGAGaagctttaggttataaaggtttaattttattaattagctaattaaattagtataaatataagtataaagggATCTAGCCgataaagcttatatttaaagctaataatctttctatatattatcgGTTAGGGCTATATATAGCAGGCAGTggtatattactttagtatctcttaaagctttatattttagataATGGCAATAGGTCTTAAAGCGTTTGCTAATATCTATaggatatttattatttaactaaagctaatagAGGTATATtataagcctataattaagcctaaatattagtatttctttaattatattagtgCTATAGATAGTACTTATATAGCAGTTTAGGTCTCTAAAGAAGGTTAAAGGAAGTAGTATAATAGAAAGtccttaataacttaaaatgTCCTTTATACTATCTGCCTTAATGggacttttttatatatccttacTGGCTATAAAGGATTAGTTAATAATGCCTCCCTATTGCAGTATACTTAGTTAAAGagcctaaaattatatactaatagattCTATATTAGGGATGCTAGCTTTAGTGCCTATATAGGACTTCTAGTCCTTTATATTGgtattagatattatcttaatgACTGAAAGGTATTGCTAAAAGGACCTTAAAATAAGGAAGAACTATATAACTTATGCTACTTATAACTGTGAATTATTGTCGAGCTAACCTTTAGTTAGGTTAAAAggaaattttaaataatGCGTTTTTTGctgcctaaatataatatatataaatagatcctgattatatatatctatataggcctatagaatTTCCTAAAGTTGTTAGAAGAAAAGCTAGCATTAAATAAGGCATAAGAGGAATACCTACAGTTAATAACTGCTTAGATATAAGATAATCTCCCTAGTAATCTTAAGGttttaagagataaaattataatagattagtAGGAAgagtatttagtatatattaaagaaataaggcaatataataatgcTATTCTCTAAAGGAAGTATAAGAAGCATCTTGGTAATAAGGAATGGAAGGCAGTGAGGCATTTCTGGCTTGAAAGGTGATATTAAGGGAGGTTAATaggtaaaaaataaagctattaggaagaagctgtaataattataaaaaaccCTGCCTTTTAACCCCTAAATTACGTTTTTCCTAGCCTGTATAATAGGTCGGTTAAGGTTAAACCTCTTAAAATAAGTCCCTTTAGGGAGggattttattactatagtgTTAAGTCtctaattaactttagttttactttaaatttcTAGAGCATTATCTCTAGCTTTAGggctatttaaaaatatataaattgtTAGAAGTGCCTAATAATTAACTAATCCCCTAGCTTAATTCCTAATAGAcctctttttagttaatatctGgtcagtttaataataaccttaatttagaGGCATAGCTATAGAGGGGTAGCTATGCTAGCAGGTAGCTGCTAAagtagttatattaatagaggaattagctaaattagggatttacttttaaattaaattgaattatttatagaagttagAAAAATTCtaaattttttatatatcttaatttaggtataattaacttatttttaaaattttaaaaaaattaaagctatttatacATTTTTATGgcatataataaaaaaatacaGCTTTTAACTAGTCTTATAGGTTAGTAAGTCAGTTACTTAAAGCTGTATAACCTAGCTGTAGGGGATTTTTAACccctctattaattttattagctacactaaaagctttatatctttaaccttataatagaattaagaTATTGCATTTctaatagaataaaagccCTTATAGGAAAATAAACTTATGTATCTTATTTTATAAGTTAAACTTACTATcctatattatttctagatTAATTTACAGACTCTTAagtactatatatctagactttaaataaaaaagtcttttttttatctttttatttagactattataaaagactatatatatactatccCTAAGTAATTAGTTA is a genomic window containing:
- a CDS encoding probable ubiquinol-cytochrome c reductase complex core protein 2 precursor, with amino-acid sequence MISRSSLARTAQQAARQACRVQRRTYAAAASTGSYETSDVTGLKVASRDAHGPTTTLAVVAKAGTRYQPLPGLSVGLAEFAFKNTQRRSALRITRESELLGGQLASSHSREAVVVEASFLREDLPYFTELLAEVISLTKYTTHEFHEDVERVLHAKQAVLNADVAATALDNAHAIAFHTGLGSSLLPSSSTPYQKYLNEEYIASYADVAYAKPNIALIADGASPDSLSKWVGQFFKDVPSAPRSGQTLKTDATKYFGGEQRTSSSAGNSIVIAFPGSGYDSTKPEHAVLAALLGGQSTIKWAPGFSLLAKATAGTSGLTVNTSNLTYSDAGLLAVQLSGPAASVRKGAEETAKVLKSIADGQASQEDVKKAVAYAKFNLLNQNQLRQPSIALAGSGIVNSGKPYDSVAIAKAIDGVSAESIKTAAKTLLEGKATVSTVGDLFVLPYAEEIGLRV